In one Rhopalosiphum padi isolate XX-2018 chromosome 3, ASM2088224v1, whole genome shotgun sequence genomic region, the following are encoded:
- the LOC132926628 gene encoding piwi-like protein Siwi: MDPIRPSRGKARGRPQIPINQPVISSLTSSLPQGIRGPRPTILQPTQSSQPLQAPTTGVGMQRPPRLMPPRPPGTAPQQRAPRPLGPRPGITPDTTAPTNDPMEGVQQVTEGLKTLGTGGGDSLVPLGRGAVRGRRQIDLEHFRTPRPQSSLGDIGKQGTSGQPIKLLANYFPITSYTNWCLYQYRVDFNPEEDRIGTKRGLLAQHRERLGGYLFDGTMLFSGKRFDPATFELASTRRPDDQIVIVTVKFTNVIETGDYANIQVFNLLLRNCLRHLKLTMIGRNFYDPEAKIDMAQHKLQLWPGYETTIGRYEDNILLCAEISTKVMRQETVLDFLNQCAADRNRNKDWMINFKSGVVGTTVMTKYNNETYRIDDIDENSDPNSEFSKKDGTKMTYMQYYKEKWNMTIRGGRQPMLISKNKKSIRRFGVEDTLVYLVPELCIMTGITDAMRNNFTLMKDMAIHTRVNPKERMDRLTNFANRLLSTPDSVTELKRWNLTLSNKLVELTGRTLQPESIQSRTKGYNGGEEADWTKHLRSLPMFTSASVKHWVILAPKDCCREVEAFAQNLAKAGQGMTFLLPKPVICPLIDGRSNTFLTELEKVINDSNPSLILCVIPSARGDIYSMIKRKLCIDRAVPSQVVLLKNVQKNNMSVCTKIAIQINCKLGGAPWLVTIPKKGMMIVGFDVCHDSQRKNISFGALVSTMNDSHTSYFSCVEPHESGEELSVHFATGISKALSKYRNKNGTLPTSIIVYRDGVGEGQISHVHKTEVRLLQTACEQFYGPSSVPFAFVIVTKRISARFFAPSKRGPENPRPGTIIDSVVTDPTKYDFFLVSQHVRQGTVTPTHYQVIEDTLRLPPDIMQRLTFKLTHMYYNWSGTVRVPAPCQLAHKLAFLTGQSLRHSPNVGLDELLYFL; this comes from the exons ATGGATCCCATAAGACCTTCAAGGGGAAAAGCTCGTGGACGTCCTCAAATACCAATAAATCAACCCGTTATATCAAGTTTAACGAGTTCACTTCCTCAAGGAATAAGAGGACCTAGACCAACCATATTGCAGCCAACGCAATCCTCACAACCATTACAAGCACCAACTACGGGTGTAGGTATGCAACGTCCGCCCCGTTTAATGCCACCAAGACCTCCTGGTACTGCACCTCAGCAAAGGGCCCCAAGGCCACTTGGACCAAGACCTGGGATTACTCCTGATACTACAGCTCCTACAAATGACCCAATGGAAGGA gtGCAACAAGTAACAGAAGGACTTAAAACGTTGGGTACag GAGGAGGCGATTCATTAGTGCCATTGGGACGTGGAGCAGTACGAGGACGACGACAAATCGATCTAGAACATTTTAGGACACCGAGGCCTCAATCTTCATTAGGAGATATTGGAAAACAGg GAACTTCTGGACAACCAATAAAACTGTTAGCAAATTATTTTCCCATCACATCATATACAAACTGGTGCTTGTACCAATATCGAGTTGACTTCAATCCTGAAGAAGATAGAATTGGTACTAAAAGAGGATTGCTAGCACAACATCGAGAACGTTTAGGCGGATATCTATTTGATGGAACAATGTTATTTTCTGGAAAGCGATTTGATCCAGCA aCTTTCGAACTTGCATCTACACGTCGCCCAGATGATCAAATTGTAATAGTCACTGTAAAATTCACAAATGTAATAGAAACTGGGGATTATGCTAATATTCAAGTTTTTAACTTGCTCTTGCGTAATTGTTTGAGGCATCTTAAACTAACAATGATTGGAAGGAACTTTTATGATCCAGAAGCCAAA ATTGATATGGCTCAGCACAAACTTCAACTTTGGCCGGGCTATGAAACAACCATTGGCAGGTATgaagataacattttattatgtgcTGAAATATCTACTAAAGTCATGCGTCAAGAGACagtattagattttttaaatcaatgtgCTGCTGATAGAAACCGAAATAAAGATTGGatg ataaacttTAAGAGTGGCGTAGTTGGTACTACAGTGATGACCAAATACAACAATGAAACATACAGGATTGATGATATAGATGAGAATTCTGATCCTAATTCTGAATTTAGTAAAAAAGATGGAACTAAAATGACTTACATGCAATATTACAAAGAA AAATGGAACATGACAATTCGTGGTGGCAGGCAACCTATGTTGATTTCCAAAAATAAGAAATCAATACGTAGGTTTGGAGTTGAAGATACATTGGTTTATCTAGTTCCAGAATTATGCATAATGACTGGTATAACAGATGCTATGAG AAACAATTTCACACTTATGAAAGATATGGCCATTCATACTCGTGTGAATCCCAAAGAACGCATGGACAGATTGACAAATTTTGCAAATCGTCTTCTTTCTACGCCTGac tctgtTACTGAATTGAAAAGATGGAATCTTACATTAAGTAACAAGTTAGTTGAACTTACTGGTCGTACATTACAACCAGAATCAATTCAGAGTCGAACTAAAGGGTATAATGGTGGTGAAGAAGCTGATTGGACAAAGCACTTACGCTCATTACCTATGTTCACTTCTGCTTCTGTAAAACATTGGGTTATTTTAGCTCCTAAGGACTGTTGTCGAGAAGTTGAAGCTTTTGCTCAAAATCTTGCAAAAGCTGGTCAAGGAATGACGTTTCTACTACCCAAACCtgtcat ATGTCCCTTGATTGATGGAAGATCAAATACATTCTTGACTGAACTAGAAAAAGTAATTAATGATTCAAATCCGTCATTGATTTTATGTGTTATTCCATCGGCACGTGGTGATATTTATAGTATGATTAAACGAAAATTATGTATAGATAGAGCAG TACCCTCACAGGTGGTGCTGTTGAAAAATGTGCAAAAGAACAATATGTCAGTTTGCACAAAAATTGCTATACAAATCAATTGTAAGCTTGGTGGTGCTCCTTGGCTAGTTACTATTCCCAAAAaa GGTATGATGATTGTTGGTTTTGACGTGTGTCATGACAGTCAAcggaaaaatatatcatttggcGCTTTAGTATCTACTATGAATGACTCTCATACAAGTTATTTCAGTTGTGTAGAACCTCATGAAAGTGGAGAGGAACTATCTGTTCATTTTGCTACTGGCATAAGTA aggcATTGTCCAAGTACCGGAATAAAAATGGCACATTACCTACttctattattgtatatagagATGGTGTTGGAGAAGGCCAAATATCACATGTCCATAAAACAGAAGTTAGACTTTTGCAA acTGCGTGTGAACAATTTTATGGTCCAAGTTCTGTCCCCTTTGCTTTTGTTATCGTAACAAAACGTATAAGTGCAAGATTTTTTGCTCCTAGTAAAAGAGGCCCTGAAAACCCTCGACCTGGTACAATTATTGATAGTGTTGTAACGGACCCAACCAA